A single region of the Brienomyrus brachyistius isolate T26 chromosome 10, BBRACH_0.4, whole genome shotgun sequence genome encodes:
- the LOC125750298 gene encoding protein Shroom4-like isoform X2, translating to MQLHSMPFSAPWHSGADNSDPSLQWNQLSGHCSTDHSGSLGSMESLDLPSQGYYENQLSPVDPAIFNNKRDSAYSSFSASSNTSDCTVSLRQGEASSTDNLLQGLGRNVESRPPLVGSGLNEQHGCLSQMQETKPSSASCEEERGGTGAARGCPQPPMRRDSFQATRGHVEALDKPCANHSNSPECRAEDPPADQDLSPRRFQCDSGVNAGCEGIGLEQYYTLSYRDSSPATCLSAPEAGSLTPSPTPPDGQSSGGFQSSLRQHLTGGHRHSAPEKLLSDQLQQLELSGRLSHRTPSPSHQCPGSPAKEQPDVLESGLQASRRLDGSRSSTPASGQEPEPSGEPVPCIWGRSLSMPAGTADEKAGKPNEGSSLVEVQAEEHKGAESQPKPGSSRQRRLARSRRHNERFATNLRNEIQRKKAQLQKNRGPSTLLYGDETVEEEESGVELQESETARPVSAPSAPALHDRLSAPQPRPPSPSTRSRCPPPVAQRPQTVRPACARVADEPGSAGKVRRWRWTPEHKLQPEAASEQQSGMGARPGGGRTASSRSSRTDECDILPFADRMRFFEQTSRSVSMSSLLGSQAQNQRHQSLTQMTPPWNALVTNQRRYSYQGCAQRPAEGHGQGMSEREEVRPPPGTKKDTRSQNHSQSFLQPTTEYPESRHPRSAFRPVTALGCQGRQPLHPGYRPIPAEAHPLKKKEQTNLSRNYSLTERDYPHYRRDIQPADGTGHLGYESRWGDSKAADRLSSRFAGEQCLQRGRALSENDVRLGVWRPHAPPGEFVGPVLSEQEESSPGCRKKRPPPPRPPPPNWAEFHRRRASQQNLFTTPSPPPPRDAPGPQPSGPLHRESPLQSDLDVTRQRSHSLPLGVETGQCQRCSQERLAPLRRPTFPHGAFRPVALPPREPELPIQHPDPPRLTNRLHPLAEPCQRSCDSETAVLAGGDRPNLMKPVSMAHHCTAEWDRRPPQGGHCGPWDPVTGNTPHHMTPPYEASTSINATTWHQGEPCSLLSTKETKLGPARPEDSQPFETDIDEFQDSCGDDEPTLETEVQGFAQPATVLETDIDMLSETEPRPPSIPRHPCCPTAALSATDTEFRNRADLLAELLPPAGQEEQRAEMWRGSHRVSLDSLERRSRQGPPGPQVSGPGRTHCCSTACSAKELSRGGDEEDDQELSYKRQLMDSLRKKLGVLREAQQGLQEEVRANAQLGEEVEALVLAVCRPGEVDKFRMLVGDLDKVVSLLLSLSGRLLRVESALEALGPDAGHHEKLPLQEKKRQLLSQLGEARELKEHVDRREQAVCLVLGRCLTPEQLRDYSHFIKMKAALLVEQRQLEDKIRLGEEQLRGLKESLGLGLGLPLDLGSGYY from the exons ATGCAGCTACACTCCATGCCCTTCAGCGCACCGTGGCATTCTGGGGCTGACAACAG TGACCCGTCGTTGCAGTGGAATCAGCTGTCGGGACACTGCAGTACTGATCACAGTGGCTCTCTGGGCAGTATGGAGAGTCTGGACCTACCCAGCCAGGGCTATTACGAGAACCAGCTCTCTCCTGTGGACCCGGCCATCTTCAACAACAAGCGGGACTCCGCCTACAGCTCTTTCTCGGCCAGCTCCAACACCTCAGATTGCACGGTGTCACTGCGGCAAGGCGAGGCCAGTTCCACTGACAACCTGCTCCAGGGGCTGGGTCGCAACGTCGAGAGTCGCCCCCCGCTGGTGGGGAGCGGGCTGAACGAGCAGCATGGCTGCCTTTCCCAAATGCAGGAAACCAAGCCATCGTCCGCCAGCTGCGAGGAGGAACGGGGTGGCACAGGAGCAGCGCGGGGGTGCCCGCAGCCCCCCATGCGCAGGGACAGCTTTCAGGCTACCAGGGGGCATGTGGAAGCCCTAGACAAGCCCTGTGCCAATCATTCAAATTCACCTGAATGTCGCGCTGAAGATCCACCCGCTGACCAAGACCTGAGTCCTAGGAGGTTCCAGTGTGACTCAGGCGTCAATGCCGGGTGCGAGGGCATTGGCCTAGAGCAGTACTACACCCTCAGCTACAGGGACAGCAGTCCAGCTACATGTCTGTCCGCCCCTGAGGCGGGTTCGCTGACCCCCAGTCCCACGCCACCAGATGGTCAAAGCAGTGGGGGTTTTCAGTCCTCCCTGCGGCAGCATCTGACTGGAGGGCACAGGCACAGCGCCCCCGAAAAGCTACTGTCTGATCAGCTGCAGCAGCTGGAACTCTCCGGAAGGCTGTCCCATCGCACTCCGTCACCCAGCCACCAATGTCCTGGGTCTCCTGCAAAGGAGCAGCCAGATGTTCTCGAAAGCGGCCTCCAGGCCTCAAGGAGGTTGGATGGAAGCAGGAGCTCCACACCTGCATCGGGGCAGGAACCGGAACCTTCCGGAGAGCCTGTCCCATGCATCTGGGGCCGCTCCCTTAGCATGCCTGCAGGGACGGCTGATGAAAAAGCGGGGAAACCCAACGAAGGCTCCTCACTGGTGGAGGTGCAGGCCGAGGAGCATAAAGGCGCCGAATCACAGCCCAAGCCCGGCTCGTCCCGACAGCGCCGCTTGGCCAGGTCGCGGCGTCACAACGAACGCTTCGCCACCAACCTGCGCAACGAGATCCAGCGCAAGAAAGCCCAGCTGCAGAAGAATCGAGGGCCCAGCACACTCCTTTATGGGGATGAGACTGTGGAAGAGGAGGAAAGTGGGGTCGAGTTACAGGAGTCAGAGACTGCCCGCCCAGTCTCCGCCCCCAGTGCCCCAGCCCTACACGATAGGCTATCTGCCCCTCAGCCACGCCCCCCATCTCCATCCACCAGGAGCAGGTGTCCTCCGCCAGTGGCCCAGCGACCTCAAACAGTCAGGCCTGCTTGTGCCCGGGTGGCGGATGAGCCTGGCTCAGCAGGGAAGGTGCGGCGTTGGCGCTGGACGCCGGAGCATAAACTGCAGCCCGAGGCAGCATCTGAGCAGCAGAGTGGCATGGGGGCACGGCCGGGTGGGGGCAGGACTGCCTCCTCGCGCTCCTCCAGAACTGACGAGTGTGACATCCTCCCGTTTGCTGACAGGATGAGGTTCTTCGAGCAAACAAGCCGAAGCGTGTCGATGTCCAGCCTACTGGGCTCCCAGGCACAGAATCAACGACACCAGAGCTTGACCCAAATGACCCCGCCGTGGAATGCCTTGGTGACCAATCAGAGGCGGTATTCCTACCAGGGCTGTGCCCAGCGCCCTGCTGAGGGCCATGGGCAGGGCATGAGTGAGCGAGAGGAAGTCCGCCCCCCACCGGGAACCAAGAAAGACACTAGGTCCCAAAACCATTCCCAGAGCTTTCTTCAGCCAACCACGGAGTACCCAGAGTCTAGACACCCCCGGTCAGCCTTCCGCCCTGTGACCGCCCTGGGGTGTCAGGGCCGCCAGCCCCTGCACCCTGGGTACAGACCCATTCCAGCAGAG GCACATCCTTTGAAGAAGAAGGAACAAACCAACCTCAGCCGGAACTACAGTCTGACAGAAAG AGACTACCCTCACTACAGAAGAGACATCCAGCCAGCAGATGGCACTGGACATCTGGGCTATGAGAGCCGCTGGGGTGACTCCAAAGCGGCGGACAGACTGTCTTCACGCTTTgcaggggagcagtgcttgcaGCGAGGTCGTGCTCTGTCAGAGAATGACGTAAGGCTGGGCGTGTGGCGGCCACATGCGCCCCCGGGGGAGTTTGTGGGGCCGGTGCTGAGTGAGCAGGAGGAGAGCAGCCCAGGATGCAGGAAGAAAAGGCCTCCTCCTCCCAGGCCTCCACCACCCAACTGGGCAGAGTTCCACCGCCGGCGGGCATCCCAACAAAACCTCTTCACGACCCCGTCGCCTCCCCCGCCCCGGGATGCCCCTGGCCCCCAGCCCTCAGGCCCCCTTCACAGAGAGAGCCCCCTACAGTCTGACCTTGATGTGACCCGGCAGCGCTCCCACAGCTTGCCCCTAGGAGTGGAAACTGGGCAGTGCCAGCGATGCTCCCAGGAACGCTTGGCCCCCCTGCGCCGCCCCACCTTTCCACATGGGGCGTTTCGGCCAGTGGCTCTGCCGCCGAGGGAACCTGAACTGCCAATCCAACACCCAGACCCACCCAGGCTGACCAACAGGCTGCACCCACTGGCAGAGCCCTGTCAAAG GTCTTGTGACTCAGAGACTGCAGTCCTTGCTGGTGGAGATCGGCCAAATCTCATGAAACCTGTCTCCATGGCGCATCATTGCACAGCGGAGTGGGACAGGAGGCCCCCGCAGGGTGGTCATTGTGGGCCTTGGGATCCCGTGACAGGCAACACCCCCCACCATATGACACCACCATACGAGGCCAGTACGTCCATAAATGCCACGACGTGGCACCAGGGGGAGCCGTGCAGCCTACTGTCCACCAAGGAGACCAAACTCGGCCCTGCACGCCCAGAGGATAGCCAGCCGTTCGAGACGGACATCGACGAGTTCCAGGACAGCTGCGGCGATGACGAGCCTACATTAGAAACGGAGGTGCAGGGTTTCGCTCAGCCTGCCACGGTCCTGGAGACGGACATAGACATGCTGTCAGAGACAGAGCCCCGCCCACCCTCCATTCCCAGGCACCCATGCTGTCCGACAGCGGCCCTGTCGGCCACCGACACCGAGTTCAGGAATCGTGCCGACCTCCTGGCAgagctgctgccccctgctggacaggaAGAGCAGAGGGCGGAGATGTGGAGAGGTAGCCACCGGGTTAGCTTGGACAGCCTGGAAAG GCGGTCCAGACAGGGGCCACCTGGACCTCAAGTCTCGGGCCCCGGGCGTACCCACTGCTGCTCCACAGCCTGCAGTGCTAAGGAGCTGTCAAGGGGAGGCGACGAGGAGGACGACCAGGAGCTCTCCTATAAG aGGCAGCTGATGGACAGCTTGAGGAAGAAGCTGGGTGTACTGAGGGAGGCGCAGCAGGGCCTGCAGGAGGAGGTGCGTGCCAACGCCCAGCTCGGCGAGGAGGTGGAGGCGCTGGTGCTCGCTGTGTGCAGGCCGGGTGAAGTGGACAAGTTCCGCATGCTGGTTGGGGACCTGGACAAGGTGGTGAGCTTGCTGCTGTCGCTGTCAGGTCGGCTGCTGCGCGTGGAGAGCGCCCTGGAGGCCCTTGGGCCGGATGCAGGCCATCATGAGAAG ctccccctgcaggaGAAGAAGCGGCAGCTGCTGAGTCAGCTGGGCGAGGCGCGCGAGCTGAAGGAGCACGTGGACCGGCGGGAGCAGGCGGTGTGCCTCGTCCTGGGCCGCTGCCTCACGCCCGAGCAGCTCCGCGACTACAGCCACTTCATCAAGATGAAGGCTGCCCTGTTGGTGGAGCAGCGGCAGCTGGAGGACAAGATCCGATTGGGTGAGGAGCAGCTGCGCGGGCTGAAGGAGAGCCTGGGGCTGGGCCTCGGGCTGCCCCTGGACCTGGGCTCTGGCTACTACTGA
- the LOC125750298 gene encoding protein Shroom4-like isoform X1, whose translation MDSRDHLRTRVSRPEQRMETVEQLVSFHHIQVQLHGGAPWGFTLKGGLEHGEPLIITKIEEGGKAAQCRKLRVGDELVNISGSELYGSRQEALVLIKGSYRTLRMVVRRRNIPIIRPHSWHLAKLSEPPSIGPDPPSAMQLHSMPFSAPWHSGADNSDPSLQWNQLSGHCSTDHSGSLGSMESLDLPSQGYYENQLSPVDPAIFNNKRDSAYSSFSASSNTSDCTVSLRQGEASSTDNLLQGLGRNVESRPPLVGSGLNEQHGCLSQMQETKPSSASCEEERGGTGAARGCPQPPMRRDSFQATRGHVEALDKPCANHSNSPECRAEDPPADQDLSPRRFQCDSGVNAGCEGIGLEQYYTLSYRDSSPATCLSAPEAGSLTPSPTPPDGQSSGGFQSSLRQHLTGGHRHSAPEKLLSDQLQQLELSGRLSHRTPSPSHQCPGSPAKEQPDVLESGLQASRRLDGSRSSTPASGQEPEPSGEPVPCIWGRSLSMPAGTADEKAGKPNEGSSLVEVQAEEHKGAESQPKPGSSRQRRLARSRRHNERFATNLRNEIQRKKAQLQKNRGPSTLLYGDETVEEEESGVELQESETARPVSAPSAPALHDRLSAPQPRPPSPSTRSRCPPPVAQRPQTVRPACARVADEPGSAGKVRRWRWTPEHKLQPEAASEQQSGMGARPGGGRTASSRSSRTDECDILPFADRMRFFEQTSRSVSMSSLLGSQAQNQRHQSLTQMTPPWNALVTNQRRYSYQGCAQRPAEGHGQGMSEREEVRPPPGTKKDTRSQNHSQSFLQPTTEYPESRHPRSAFRPVTALGCQGRQPLHPGYRPIPAEAHPLKKKEQTNLSRNYSLTERDYPHYRRDIQPADGTGHLGYESRWGDSKAADRLSSRFAGEQCLQRGRALSENDVRLGVWRPHAPPGEFVGPVLSEQEESSPGCRKKRPPPPRPPPPNWAEFHRRRASQQNLFTTPSPPPPRDAPGPQPSGPLHRESPLQSDLDVTRQRSHSLPLGVETGQCQRCSQERLAPLRRPTFPHGAFRPVALPPREPELPIQHPDPPRLTNRLHPLAEPCQRSCDSETAVLAGGDRPNLMKPVSMAHHCTAEWDRRPPQGGHCGPWDPVTGNTPHHMTPPYEASTSINATTWHQGEPCSLLSTKETKLGPARPEDSQPFETDIDEFQDSCGDDEPTLETEVQGFAQPATVLETDIDMLSETEPRPPSIPRHPCCPTAALSATDTEFRNRADLLAELLPPAGQEEQRAEMWRGSHRVSLDSLERRSRQGPPGPQVSGPGRTHCCSTACSAKELSRGGDEEDDQELSYKRQLMDSLRKKLGVLREAQQGLQEEVRANAQLGEEVEALVLAVCRPGEVDKFRMLVGDLDKVVSLLLSLSGRLLRVESALEALGPDAGHHEKLPLQEKKRQLLSQLGEARELKEHVDRREQAVCLVLGRCLTPEQLRDYSHFIKMKAALLVEQRQLEDKIRLGEEQLRGLKESLGLGLGLPLDLGSGYY comes from the exons ATGGACAGCCGCGATCATCTGAGGACGCGAGTGTCGCGGCCAGAGCAGCGCATGGAGACGGTGGAGCAACTCGTGTCCTTCCACCACATCCAGGTCCAGCTGCACGGAGGGGCTCCGTGGGGATTCACGCTGAAAGGAGGTCTGGAGCACGGGGAGCCGCTCATCATAACAAAA ATCGAGGAGGGTGGAAAGGCAGCACAGTGCAGGAAGCTGCGTGTGGGGGATGAGCTGGTGAACATCAGCGGTTCCGAGCTGTACGGTTCACGCCAGGAGGCACTGGTGCTCATCAAGGGCTCCTACAGGACCTTGAGGATGGTTGTGCGCAG ACGGAACATACCCATTATCAGACCCCACTCCTGGCACCTGGCCAAGCTGTCGGAACCCCCCAGCATCGGTCCGGACCCCCCCTCTGCCATGCAGCTACACTCCATGCCCTTCAGCGCACCGTGGCATTCTGGGGCTGACAACAG TGACCCGTCGTTGCAGTGGAATCAGCTGTCGGGACACTGCAGTACTGATCACAGTGGCTCTCTGGGCAGTATGGAGAGTCTGGACCTACCCAGCCAGGGCTATTACGAGAACCAGCTCTCTCCTGTGGACCCGGCCATCTTCAACAACAAGCGGGACTCCGCCTACAGCTCTTTCTCGGCCAGCTCCAACACCTCAGATTGCACGGTGTCACTGCGGCAAGGCGAGGCCAGTTCCACTGACAACCTGCTCCAGGGGCTGGGTCGCAACGTCGAGAGTCGCCCCCCGCTGGTGGGGAGCGGGCTGAACGAGCAGCATGGCTGCCTTTCCCAAATGCAGGAAACCAAGCCATCGTCCGCCAGCTGCGAGGAGGAACGGGGTGGCACAGGAGCAGCGCGGGGGTGCCCGCAGCCCCCCATGCGCAGGGACAGCTTTCAGGCTACCAGGGGGCATGTGGAAGCCCTAGACAAGCCCTGTGCCAATCATTCAAATTCACCTGAATGTCGCGCTGAAGATCCACCCGCTGACCAAGACCTGAGTCCTAGGAGGTTCCAGTGTGACTCAGGCGTCAATGCCGGGTGCGAGGGCATTGGCCTAGAGCAGTACTACACCCTCAGCTACAGGGACAGCAGTCCAGCTACATGTCTGTCCGCCCCTGAGGCGGGTTCGCTGACCCCCAGTCCCACGCCACCAGATGGTCAAAGCAGTGGGGGTTTTCAGTCCTCCCTGCGGCAGCATCTGACTGGAGGGCACAGGCACAGCGCCCCCGAAAAGCTACTGTCTGATCAGCTGCAGCAGCTGGAACTCTCCGGAAGGCTGTCCCATCGCACTCCGTCACCCAGCCACCAATGTCCTGGGTCTCCTGCAAAGGAGCAGCCAGATGTTCTCGAAAGCGGCCTCCAGGCCTCAAGGAGGTTGGATGGAAGCAGGAGCTCCACACCTGCATCGGGGCAGGAACCGGAACCTTCCGGAGAGCCTGTCCCATGCATCTGGGGCCGCTCCCTTAGCATGCCTGCAGGGACGGCTGATGAAAAAGCGGGGAAACCCAACGAAGGCTCCTCACTGGTGGAGGTGCAGGCCGAGGAGCATAAAGGCGCCGAATCACAGCCCAAGCCCGGCTCGTCCCGACAGCGCCGCTTGGCCAGGTCGCGGCGTCACAACGAACGCTTCGCCACCAACCTGCGCAACGAGATCCAGCGCAAGAAAGCCCAGCTGCAGAAGAATCGAGGGCCCAGCACACTCCTTTATGGGGATGAGACTGTGGAAGAGGAGGAAAGTGGGGTCGAGTTACAGGAGTCAGAGACTGCCCGCCCAGTCTCCGCCCCCAGTGCCCCAGCCCTACACGATAGGCTATCTGCCCCTCAGCCACGCCCCCCATCTCCATCCACCAGGAGCAGGTGTCCTCCGCCAGTGGCCCAGCGACCTCAAACAGTCAGGCCTGCTTGTGCCCGGGTGGCGGATGAGCCTGGCTCAGCAGGGAAGGTGCGGCGTTGGCGCTGGACGCCGGAGCATAAACTGCAGCCCGAGGCAGCATCTGAGCAGCAGAGTGGCATGGGGGCACGGCCGGGTGGGGGCAGGACTGCCTCCTCGCGCTCCTCCAGAACTGACGAGTGTGACATCCTCCCGTTTGCTGACAGGATGAGGTTCTTCGAGCAAACAAGCCGAAGCGTGTCGATGTCCAGCCTACTGGGCTCCCAGGCACAGAATCAACGACACCAGAGCTTGACCCAAATGACCCCGCCGTGGAATGCCTTGGTGACCAATCAGAGGCGGTATTCCTACCAGGGCTGTGCCCAGCGCCCTGCTGAGGGCCATGGGCAGGGCATGAGTGAGCGAGAGGAAGTCCGCCCCCCACCGGGAACCAAGAAAGACACTAGGTCCCAAAACCATTCCCAGAGCTTTCTTCAGCCAACCACGGAGTACCCAGAGTCTAGACACCCCCGGTCAGCCTTCCGCCCTGTGACCGCCCTGGGGTGTCAGGGCCGCCAGCCCCTGCACCCTGGGTACAGACCCATTCCAGCAGAG GCACATCCTTTGAAGAAGAAGGAACAAACCAACCTCAGCCGGAACTACAGTCTGACAGAAAG AGACTACCCTCACTACAGAAGAGACATCCAGCCAGCAGATGGCACTGGACATCTGGGCTATGAGAGCCGCTGGGGTGACTCCAAAGCGGCGGACAGACTGTCTTCACGCTTTgcaggggagcagtgcttgcaGCGAGGTCGTGCTCTGTCAGAGAATGACGTAAGGCTGGGCGTGTGGCGGCCACATGCGCCCCCGGGGGAGTTTGTGGGGCCGGTGCTGAGTGAGCAGGAGGAGAGCAGCCCAGGATGCAGGAAGAAAAGGCCTCCTCCTCCCAGGCCTCCACCACCCAACTGGGCAGAGTTCCACCGCCGGCGGGCATCCCAACAAAACCTCTTCACGACCCCGTCGCCTCCCCCGCCCCGGGATGCCCCTGGCCCCCAGCCCTCAGGCCCCCTTCACAGAGAGAGCCCCCTACAGTCTGACCTTGATGTGACCCGGCAGCGCTCCCACAGCTTGCCCCTAGGAGTGGAAACTGGGCAGTGCCAGCGATGCTCCCAGGAACGCTTGGCCCCCCTGCGCCGCCCCACCTTTCCACATGGGGCGTTTCGGCCAGTGGCTCTGCCGCCGAGGGAACCTGAACTGCCAATCCAACACCCAGACCCACCCAGGCTGACCAACAGGCTGCACCCACTGGCAGAGCCCTGTCAAAG GTCTTGTGACTCAGAGACTGCAGTCCTTGCTGGTGGAGATCGGCCAAATCTCATGAAACCTGTCTCCATGGCGCATCATTGCACAGCGGAGTGGGACAGGAGGCCCCCGCAGGGTGGTCATTGTGGGCCTTGGGATCCCGTGACAGGCAACACCCCCCACCATATGACACCACCATACGAGGCCAGTACGTCCATAAATGCCACGACGTGGCACCAGGGGGAGCCGTGCAGCCTACTGTCCACCAAGGAGACCAAACTCGGCCCTGCACGCCCAGAGGATAGCCAGCCGTTCGAGACGGACATCGACGAGTTCCAGGACAGCTGCGGCGATGACGAGCCTACATTAGAAACGGAGGTGCAGGGTTTCGCTCAGCCTGCCACGGTCCTGGAGACGGACATAGACATGCTGTCAGAGACAGAGCCCCGCCCACCCTCCATTCCCAGGCACCCATGCTGTCCGACAGCGGCCCTGTCGGCCACCGACACCGAGTTCAGGAATCGTGCCGACCTCCTGGCAgagctgctgccccctgctggacaggaAGAGCAGAGGGCGGAGATGTGGAGAGGTAGCCACCGGGTTAGCTTGGACAGCCTGGAAAG GCGGTCCAGACAGGGGCCACCTGGACCTCAAGTCTCGGGCCCCGGGCGTACCCACTGCTGCTCCACAGCCTGCAGTGCTAAGGAGCTGTCAAGGGGAGGCGACGAGGAGGACGACCAGGAGCTCTCCTATAAG aGGCAGCTGATGGACAGCTTGAGGAAGAAGCTGGGTGTACTGAGGGAGGCGCAGCAGGGCCTGCAGGAGGAGGTGCGTGCCAACGCCCAGCTCGGCGAGGAGGTGGAGGCGCTGGTGCTCGCTGTGTGCAGGCCGGGTGAAGTGGACAAGTTCCGCATGCTGGTTGGGGACCTGGACAAGGTGGTGAGCTTGCTGCTGTCGCTGTCAGGTCGGCTGCTGCGCGTGGAGAGCGCCCTGGAGGCCCTTGGGCCGGATGCAGGCCATCATGAGAAG ctccccctgcaggaGAAGAAGCGGCAGCTGCTGAGTCAGCTGGGCGAGGCGCGCGAGCTGAAGGAGCACGTGGACCGGCGGGAGCAGGCGGTGTGCCTCGTCCTGGGCCGCTGCCTCACGCCCGAGCAGCTCCGCGACTACAGCCACTTCATCAAGATGAAGGCTGCCCTGTTGGTGGAGCAGCGGCAGCTGGAGGACAAGATCCGATTGGGTGAGGAGCAGCTGCGCGGGCTGAAGGAGAGCCTGGGGCTGGGCCTCGGGCTGCCCCTGGACCTGGGCTCTGGCTACTACTGA